The region TGCTTCAGACGGATTCATCTCATTCAAAATGATAGAAACCGTCtttctaaaaatattttaattaaataatttctGACCAAAAAAGTTTTTGTTGACTTCCAAAAACAAGAGTAACAGCCAACTTCTGAACTTTAAATATAAACTAGAACTGGAACCACCACTCCCCTGGAGTAACATGAGCACAGCCCATCATTCTATTAAACTTGAATCCTTTAAGTTGGAGTGGCCATTAAGCTTTTGATGTTACAGAAATGCTGTTAAGAGAAATTTTATTAAGGATACCATTCAGGTTCGGCATTGAAATGCAGGGTACGAAAGAAAAGTTCAGATATCCAATGCCCTAGAGTTGGTTCAGCAGTACTATAGCAAACAAAGTATAAACAAAGGCCTGAAGAATTAGCTGAAGTTTTGAAAAAAGAGCACCAAATCAACCGTCTCCGTCAGAAAAAATATCACTTATGCTAGTATGTAAAGAGAGAGAGATAATCTAATCagaaaaaaaaaaattataagcTGGAAATCATCCCACCTCTTTACGGTTCACCTCCAAATGTCGCAGCACAAGTGAAGTTTTAGTAGTTTTCGTCCATTTACATGTAAGAGAGATATTCCCGAATTCTCTAGGTCTATCTTCAGATTGAAAATAATCTCCACACTTCACCGTCTATAAAATTAAAAAGCACAGTACAAAATATTGATAAAATATGAAGTAAAAAAAACAATCTCAAAGAGAAAGGAAACAAGTTGGGATCACCTTGTAATTGTCGACCAACCCAGTAAGCATCACAATTGCAGGGCAGTGATATTGTATCATCATTTCCCAAAAATCCTCAAAAGTGTGTGGCATTGGACCTTGCGTGGCTATAAACTCGGACACAATTCCAGGGGAAGAGGTCTACAGTAAAAAAATTGAAATATACAGTTCCCACTTCAAATAACCATAAGAATCCAATTAGCTTTTAACACCATTATCAAACAAAGACAAGAATATATTTATACCGAGATTTTGCTTGCATTGATATACCCTAGTGCTTCAGACCTATAATCAGAACTCGATTTAAGAACAACCCTGTTCTTGTCAACTGAAACAAAGAACCTTAAAAATTTAATTTTCCCCAAATACATACATAGATACAATACAAAGGACGTGTTTCAATTGGCTTATTTGAGTTTATCCAAAGACACAAGTATTTGTTAGACTGTTTGAAGAAACTAATGGAAACAACTTATGTCATTTATGTAGATTATGAGATGGAGAAAATAGGATATGCACTAACAGTGTAAATTAATTTTACACTGTCAACCAATGACCGTCATGCATTCTGTCAAATACGGAAATTTTCAAATTAGTGGTATGACATGGTTGATTGATGAATTCTTATTGAATGACAAGGTAAAAACTATTTCACAATGTCAGCGCACGTCCATTAAACTCTTATGACATGTACATAAGGTATTTTCAACTTATTTCAATATGCTCTCCATAAGTTTTCCATAAGCTCTCCAGGATAGTTTAAGGAAACTGTTGTTATAAACTTATATGAAAACAATTTGACTTTATAGAATAGTTTAAGCACTTAAGCTATAAGCTATAAGCTGAGGATAAGTGCTTAATTAAGATGTGTATCCTAATAATAACCTTGAAATGAATGCATGTGATATTAACAAGTGGTGAAATTACATGGTATAACATCACTGTATCGATTTTTGCTGAGATTAGCAGAATTAAGAGCAACATTGCATCTTCTCGTCGTCTCACTCAGCGTTATCCTATTCGACTGAAATCACAACACAAGAGAGTATGATATTTTAACGTTTCGATATGAAAATGAAGAAACCAATAGGGATTGGCGTGAACCTGCAAGTGAAAGAACTCTTGGGAGACGGTGTGAGGGTTGAGAAGTTTGTTCTTCAACAGGGCGAGTGCTTCAGTGCAGTGTTTGATCTGATCGGAAGTAAGGGGAATTCGGGAAGGGAAATCAGGTGAGAAAGTTGAATTGTTGTGAGAAGACGTGGAGGAGGGAGGTGCGGAACTCCCAGCCATGACGGATCTCCGGCGAGGACGAGAGCGGGTAGAGACGAGGTTCCCCAGTTCAACCGTAGAGTGGGGTTTGATTAATTTGGATTTTCAGTTCTCACTCACTTTCCTATTCCCTATAATAGTGAGTGCCTTTTTGGGTTAAAGCTTTAGCTTTTTCCAGGAATCACATGCTTATCATATTCAATTATTTTCAGTTTAGATGCcttatttttataaaaataataaattatttcCTCCATCCCAAAATAATTTTCcaaaatatttattaatttatcTTAACAatgcaatttttatttttattttttattatatcttttaattaatttttttattttatattaatataAATTTGAATACACCAATCGTTAATAAGGATAATTTAGTAAAATTATTATTCTCTTTCATtcattatatttttttaaattatgtGAAAGTGTTAACACTTATTTTGATATTGAAAGAATACATCATTTAAAGTGGAGGAGAGTCATTCATGCAATGTGATTATGAGAAGAACCACTTCAAACAATATTTAcaataaatttttatttatttgtaCAATTTCAAACTAAAAACAATTCATCATGAATTTTGAATGGTGTTTACCAAGTGACTTTACATAAGAGGAATATTGAATTGTgttatataatttttttttaaaacacaCTAGAATTGTTGTAATAGGTCTTAAAACCTCaattgattaaaaaaataaaCATATTTTAGTAATGACATATTTTCGAGTTTTGGCCTACTAAAGTTTTAGTAGTAAGTTTCAAAAGTTATATAAGGTAGAAATCCTTCAGAAAAGCAAATGATAAAATTCCTTAGAATAATTCTAAGGATTTGACAGCCTTTTGCGCTTATCAAAGGGATTAGTAAACACTTTGAATTTATGTGATTCTTATATTAAGAATTTGAAAAATTGGGAAACACTTGGGTAGAAAATAGGATTTGTTCTTGAAAACTTCAATGTAATATCTTGTAACAACTTTTGAAGTATAATGAATTAGAGAGTTGCCCTCTCTCATATACGTAGATTGATTTGATCGAATTGAGAAAACAAATTTCTCACTATTATTTTTATTGCTTGAGGTCATTTGTCTATTTGTTATTGTTATTTGTATCACACCTCAAATTTTTTTGGTATGACTGAACTCTAAATAGTTCTTCTGAAGGGGTGTAAATTATTTTATCAATTCCACAACAAGTGGCGTCCAATATGAGGTAAAGAGGTTAATTTTACAAGTAAGCACCATGGGTTCCAAATGGAACATCGAGAAGTTTTCCATAGACAATGACTTTAGATTATAGAATGTGAAGATGCAAACATTACTAATTCAACAAAGTCATAAGCATTAAAGGGAAAGAAATTGATGCATGCAAGTGTTACACAAACTGAGAAGACTAAAATGGTGGATAAGGTCAGAAGCGTCATTATTTTATGCCTCAGAGATTAATTATTAAAGAAAGTCATGAGGGAGAAGACTACGACTGAGATGTGGGTCAAGCCCAAATCATTATACATGAAAAAAATCATTGGCTCACGGATTGTGTTTGAAACAACAACTTTACTATTTTTGTATGGTGGAGAATAATCTATTATGGGGTAGCTGAAAGAATTTCACAATATCATTGATGATTTACAACATACATATGTGAAAATTGAAAATGGGGACATGACTCTATTATTTTTAAGCCCATTACCCATATCCTTTGAGCACTTTAAGGATGTCCTTCTTTATGGTAATGAAATAACTATCACTTTGGATGAAGTTCATAAAAACGTAAGATCAAAGGAGTTATCAAAGTTGAAAGATTTAAAGTTCAACGATAGAGGTGAATGTTTAAGTGTCTCAAAAGCAATGAGTGAGAGTAGAGGAAACCAAAAAGGAAAGAGATCCAAGTTAAAGTCCAAGTCCAAGGTTTCTAATAAGTCAAAGTTTAAATGTTTCACTTGTCAAAAAATCAGTCATTCTAGAAGGATTGTCCTGAAAGGGGGAACAATGGTGATTATGTTCAGATTGTAATTGTCTTAGGTGAAGATGGTTATGAAAGTGTTGGCCCACTAGTGGTAACAAGTTTGTAAAGAAAGAAGAGTTAGTTTATAAACTCAGGTTACTCTTATCACATGCATTCGAGGAAATAATATTTTGAAACTTTAGAGCTAAAAGAATATGGATTCGTTCGACTCGAAAACAACAAGGAATGCAAAGTTCATGGTATTGGTATAGTCAAAATAAAAATGTTCGATGATCATGAGTTCCTTCTATGAAATGTGAGATATGTTCCTGAACTTAAGCGAAAGTTGTTGTCTAAAAGCATGTTTGACGATCTAGGTTATTGCACTATAATTGAATGTGGGGTGTTTGAAATTTCGCATGGTGCATTAATAATGGCTAAAGGGTCCAAAACGTGTGGGTTGTATACTTTGGATGGTTCCACTGTTATTGGTCATGCATCAGTAGTTAGTCAATATCTTCTTGATAAATCTAAGTTATGGAATTTGAGGGCATATCAATGAAAGAGGTTTAGTTGAACTTGCTAAACAAGGTTTGATAGTGAGTGAGAAATTAATTGAACTTGAATTTTGTGATAATTGCATTCTAGGAAAACAACACAGGGTGAAGTTTGAGAGTGGTATGCATAATTTAGTATACCATTTAAGTATGATCACTCAAATCTATGGGGTCCGACAAGGGTGGCAACTCATGGGGATGGATTCTATTTCCTCTTTATTATTGATTATTTTTCTCGAAGATTATGGAACTACATTCTAAAAAGTAAAAGTGACACTTTTGAAAAAATTAATGAATGGTATACTCTTATAGCGAATCAATTGGAAACTAAATTGAATGTTCTAAGAATTCGCAACGACTTGGAGTTTGTTTCAGATCAGTTTAATGAGTTTTGAAGGAAACATGGTATTAAGAGGCATAAAATCGTTGTTGGCACAACTAAACAAAATGTCTTAGTTGAACACGTGAGTAAAACCATTTTGGAGAGAGTGAGGTGCATGTTGTTGGGAGTTAGGTTACCAGAGAGTTTTTGGGGTGAAGTTGTTGCTACAACAACTTACTTGATTAATAAATGTTCATCCACGAGAATAAAATTCAAGACACATGTGGAAGATTTGAGTGGGAAATTGACTAACTACTCAAATTTAAAGATTTTGGAGCTTTGGCGTTTGCTCATATCAAACAAGACAAACTTGATGCTAAGGTTGTGAAGTGTGTCTTTGTTGATTATCCTGAAGGGATTGAGGGTTACAAATTGTGGAAGATGGATCCTAGAGGATCAAAATTTATCATAAGCAATGATGTTACTTTTTATGAGACTTGTATGGGGATGAAGTGCAAAGACCCGGAGGTTAAAGAATCTGAATCTATGGTGAAAAAGACTCGGTTTAAGATGAAGGTTCATACTAGTGAGACTAGAAACTGAGAGGTATTTCAAACTCGTATTTCTAGTACTATTGAAGGGCAACGTACAATGCCTCTTAATTATCAGTTGGAACGTGACACAGTTATTAGGGAGATTATACCACCTCAAAGGTACAATTATGTTGATCTTATTCGTTATGCTTTGAATATGGATGGAGGATTGCAAGACTCATATCCAAGGACCTTCAAAGaagaaatcaaaagaaaagaTAGTCAAAATGGTTGTAAGTTGAGTGTGCACCTAAGAGGGGGTGACTTAGGTACTATGAATTTTTTTCTGGTTTTTGACTTGTTTTAAGAATCTTTCCTAAGTGATTACTATGTGATGAAAGCGGTAAATGCGGAAAGATAAAGAACACCGAGAgatatcctggttcccctcacagtCCGAGAGTACTTCagtcccctttcaacatgaaagagattttactattATTAGGACTTATACAAGACTCTTCCTAGTCTTTCTATACAGACACTAACAatcacaccaagaacaatcctcttggatttttcaCTAAGTTCAAAAAGAGAACAATCTTCCCTTTAATGAACCTCTTATTTCCAACAATCCTAGACAACAAGGATACACAAAGTAATCTGAATTTTTTATAAGTATGTGAAATGGAATTTTATAAGTATCAATCTAtggattgatcttctccttatAACAAACAAATATCTTAATGATATACAAGTGTTCACTATGAATGAAATGAAACTTAGAATGTTTTTCTATGAAGGTTAAGTGCATAAAGTTTAACTCTTAAAATTATGGTTTTGAACACTTAGAGAATTTTTGAAAGATGAAGAgaatatttgaatgtttgaaAAATTGCACAAGGAGGTTATATTAAAATCTGAAGAAATGGTGTTTATATAACCCTAATGCACCTCTACAAATGAGTACAAACCATGAAAGGATGTCATGCTTCACGAACtagttttgaaaatcaaaggaatgaaaaaatgcaattttttcaGGAACTGGTACAGTGGTAATCAGTTAACCAAAAGTAGTTAATCGATTACACCCTTTAACGTGCAAAAGATTTGAAAATGGTTGCCTGTTAATCGATTAGCACAATGTTGTTAACCGATTAACAGCCCTGTAGAATGCAAAAAT is a window of Lathyrus oleraceus cultivar Zhongwan6 chromosome 6, CAAS_Psat_ZW6_1.0, whole genome shotgun sequence DNA encoding:
- the LOC127097938 gene encoding protein-tyrosine-phosphatase PTP1; protein product: MAGSSAPPSSTSSHNNSTFSPDFPSRIPLTSDQIKHCTEALALLKNKLLNPHTVSQEFFHLQSNRITLSETTRRCNVALNSANLSKNRYSDVIPFDKNRVVLKSSSDYRSEALGYINASKISTSSPGIVSEFIATQGPMPHTFEDFWEMMIQYHCPAIVMLTGLVDNYKTVKCGDYFQSEDRPREFGNISLTCKWTKTTKTSLVLRHLEVNRKEVEDTPLSVFHIQYPEWPDHGVPNNTLAVRAIWKRLYHLPPNLGPIVVHCSAGIGRTGTYCTIHNTIQRILAGDMSAIDIANTVSVFRSQRIGMVQTQDQYIFCYEAIIDELEDLVSQQ